A single region of the Aeromonas hydrophila subsp. hydrophila ATCC 7966 genome encodes:
- a CDS encoding MFS transporter has protein sequence MIEVGSREWIRATLALSLGSFLVFLNLYQTHPLLPLLAEVFSVSSLSAGWTLAGCTAGLAVSLLVCARLADRFGRRRIMLWSLAGAILLSPLISLVSQFEQLLLLRILQGVMLAGLPATAIAYMGEEFSKRALLSAVGVYIAANSLGGIAGRVVGGLLAGWFGDWQHTFLGIGLISLALLPLVIWLLPAQTRFVPVIAKPGQFRQAIASHLGNPLLVGAYLIGGLNFMVFLNQYSYLTFLLASPPFSLPTQWLGMLFLTYLSGTVASSLSGRCAHRWGAQRLLLVGIALMALGSALLLGGSLGAILSGLLISSFGFFLAHACASAWVGQHVEHNRALASSLYLVGYYLGASLGGLYLHPFWEQGGLGGLVLGIELVLVITAGLSLWLGHLKGRPARPRICHP, from the coding sequence ATGATCGAAGTCGGTAGTCGTGAATGGATCCGCGCCACCCTGGCCCTCAGCCTGGGCTCCTTCCTGGTGTTTCTCAATCTCTATCAAACCCACCCGCTGCTGCCGCTGCTGGCCGAGGTGTTCTCCGTCAGCTCGCTGTCGGCCGGCTGGACCCTGGCTGGCTGCACCGCTGGGCTCGCCGTCTCGCTGCTTGTCTGCGCCCGACTGGCGGATCGCTTCGGCCGGCGCCGGATCATGCTATGGAGTCTGGCCGGCGCCATCCTGCTCTCCCCGCTCATCAGCCTGGTCAGTCAGTTTGAACAGCTGCTGCTGCTGCGGATCCTGCAGGGGGTCATGCTGGCGGGGCTGCCCGCCACTGCCATCGCCTACATGGGGGAAGAGTTCAGCAAGCGGGCCCTGCTCTCCGCCGTCGGGGTCTACATCGCCGCCAACTCGCTGGGGGGTATCGCCGGCCGGGTGGTCGGCGGTCTGCTGGCAGGCTGGTTTGGCGACTGGCAGCACACTTTTCTCGGCATCGGCCTCATCAGCCTAGCGCTACTGCCTCTCGTCATCTGGCTGCTGCCGGCCCAGACCCGTTTCGTCCCCGTCATCGCCAAGCCGGGCCAGTTTCGCCAGGCCATCGCCAGCCACCTCGGCAATCCGTTGCTGGTGGGGGCCTACCTCATCGGCGGTCTCAACTTCATGGTGTTTCTGAACCAATACAGCTACCTCACCTTCCTGCTGGCCAGCCCCCCCTTCTCCTTGCCGACCCAGTGGCTCGGCATGCTGTTTCTGACCTATCTGTCGGGGACGGTGGCCTCCTCCCTCAGCGGTCGCTGCGCCCATCGCTGGGGGGCGCAGCGCCTGCTGCTGGTCGGTATAGCCCTGATGGCGCTCGGCAGCGCCCTGCTGCTGGGCGGCTCGCTCGGCGCCATCCTCTCAGGCCTGCTCATCTCGAGCTTCGGCTTTTTCCTTGCCCACGCCTGCGCCAGCGCCTGGGTCGGCCAACACGTGGAGCACAACCGGGCGCTCGCCTCGTCGCTCTATCTGGTGGGGTACTATCTGGGGGCCAGTCTGGGAGGGCTCTATCTGCACCCTTTCTGGGAACAGGGAGGACTCGGGGGATTGGTGCTCGGCATCGAGCTGGTACTGGTCATCACGGCGGGGTTGAGCCTCTGGCTCGGCCACTTGAAGGGGCGCCCCGCCCGCCCCCGCATCTGCCATCCCTGA
- a CDS encoding LysR family transcriptional regulator — protein sequence MDLKQLTYLLAVRDAGSFTKAANGLHVAQPAISMAIAKLEQQLELRLFDRQDRNVRLTPEGEVLCRHAERLLRQMHQAEAEMAELKGLERGEVRIGIPYMMGSYYFPPILMAFKHRYPGLKIRVEEAGTRELLSRMVDGSLDLAILITSDLPPALEGAQLLREEMLMVVGEEHPLRQVRSVSLSEFFSQELAMFRRGFYHREHMEALAQELGCEPDIAFESNLIPLLKAVVKQGFAVTTFLRMALDEEPALTGIPFAPPIFLDLCVAWRRGDPLSMANRALRDFLLAQAQP from the coding sequence ATGGACCTGAAACAGCTCACCTATCTGCTGGCGGTGCGGGATGCCGGCTCTTTTACCAAGGCGGCCAACGGGTTGCACGTGGCGCAGCCCGCCATCAGCATGGCCATCGCCAAGCTGGAGCAGCAGCTCGAGCTGCGCTTGTTCGACCGCCAGGATCGCAACGTGCGGCTCACCCCGGAAGGGGAGGTGCTCTGTCGCCATGCCGAGCGCCTGCTGCGCCAGATGCATCAGGCCGAGGCCGAGATGGCCGAGCTCAAGGGGCTGGAGCGCGGAGAGGTGCGCATCGGCATTCCCTACATGATGGGCTCCTATTACTTTCCGCCGATCCTGATGGCCTTCAAGCATCGCTACCCCGGCCTCAAGATCCGGGTGGAGGAGGCGGGCACCCGCGAGCTGTTGAGCCGCATGGTGGACGGCTCGCTGGATCTTGCCATCCTCATCACCAGCGATCTGCCGCCAGCGCTGGAGGGGGCCCAGCTGCTGCGTGAAGAGATGTTGATGGTGGTGGGGGAGGAGCATCCGCTGCGTCAGGTCCGGAGCGTATCGCTGAGCGAGTTCTTCAGCCAGGAGCTGGCGATGTTTCGCCGCGGCTTCTATCACCGCGAGCACATGGAAGCGCTGGCCCAGGAGCTGGGCTGCGAGCCCGATATCGCCTTTGAGAGCAACCTCATCCCGCTGCTCAAGGCGGTGGTGAAGCAGGGGTTTGCGGTGACCACCTTCTTGCGGATGGCGCTGGACGAAGAGCCCGCCCTGACCGGGATCCCGTTTGCTCCCCCGATCTTTCTCGATCTGTGCGTTGCGTGGCGGCGGGGGGATCCGCTCTCCATGGCGAACCGCGCCTTGCGGGATTTTTTGCTGGCGCAGGCACAGCCATAA
- a CDS encoding LapA family protein → MKRILALIPLVLVFILTLAVGSQNGQLVQFNYLIAQGEFSLSMLLGFFFGGGFLLGWLVFGLLFLRLKMQNRTLNRTMRRQSRELELARSAAKE, encoded by the coding sequence ATGAAGCGTATCTTGGCCCTCATTCCACTGGTGCTGGTGTTTATTCTGACCCTGGCCGTCGGTTCGCAGAATGGCCAGCTGGTGCAGTTCAACTATCTGATTGCCCAGGGCGAGTTTTCACTCTCCATGTTGCTGGGATTCTTTTTTGGTGGTGGCTTCCTGCTGGGCTGGCTGGTATTTGGTCTCTTGTTCCTGCGTCTGAAGATGCAGAATCGCACCCTCAATCGCACCATGCGCCGTCAATCCCGCGAGTTGGAGCTGGCTCGGTCGGCTGCCAAGGAATAA
- a CDS encoding DNA repair ATPase, with product MILTLVLLSIGALLFLVIAYNVVQQYKQKAEADKRHAIARHKSVVDETEEMLLNVNLVPFSKNIVLLLQHRILDAYRAIALVMPSGQLKQRIADVQTQIKNVQENYSSQDEGHFKTPESDRQAIQMLQLVKKMRAVLRVEHNKGKIDPQGFAQEDRRLELMQLKINIANLVKRAMDAQIQGQFGTCRQLYTKGLSALASVTDKDPYLMAREEDMRQGLAGLDAHLQEHSEKELQSIKDKEADELDVLFQPKKKW from the coding sequence CTGTTTCTGGTCATCGCCTATAACGTGGTGCAGCAATATAAGCAGAAGGCAGAGGCCGACAAGCGTCACGCCATCGCTCGCCACAAGTCAGTGGTGGATGAAACCGAAGAGATGCTGCTCAACGTCAACCTGGTGCCCTTCTCCAAGAACATAGTGTTGCTGTTGCAGCACCGGATCCTTGATGCCTATCGCGCCATCGCCCTGGTGATGCCGAGCGGCCAGCTCAAGCAGCGCATTGCCGACGTGCAGACCCAGATCAAGAACGTGCAGGAGAACTACAGCAGCCAGGATGAGGGGCACTTCAAGACCCCGGAGTCGGATCGCCAGGCCATCCAGATGCTGCAGCTGGTCAAGAAGATGCGGGCCGTGCTGCGGGTCGAACACAACAAGGGCAAGATAGATCCGCAGGGCTTTGCCCAAGAGGATCGCCGCCTCGAGCTGATGCAGCTCAAGATCAACATCGCCAACCTGGTGAAACGGGCCATGGATGCCCAGATCCAGGGGCAGTTCGGCACCTGCCGGCAGCTCTACACCAAGGGACTTTCGGCCCTGGCCAGCGTCACCGACAAGGATCCCTACCTGATGGCCCGTGAAGAGGACATGCGGCAGGGCCTGGCCGGACTCGATGCCCACCTGCAGGAGCACAGCGAGAAAGAGCTGCAAAGCATCAAGGACAAAGAGGCGGACGAGCTGGACGTCCTGTTCCAACCCAAGAAGAAATGGTGA
- the ihfB gene encoding integration host factor subunit beta, translating into MTKSDLIEQLAASRMHMPAKDVEAAIKEILEQMASTLQNGDRIEIRGFGSFSLHYRAPRVGRNPKTGDKVELTGKYVPHFKPGKELRERVNIAE; encoded by the coding sequence ATGACCAAATCAGATCTCATCGAACAATTGGCTGCCAGCCGCATGCATATGCCGGCCAAGGATGTCGAAGCTGCCATCAAGGAGATCCTTGAGCAGATGGCATCGACTTTGCAAAACGGCGACCGGATTGAAATCCGTGGATTTGGAAGTTTTTCACTGCACTATCGTGCCCCCCGCGTGGGCCGCAACCCCAAAACCGGGGACAAGGTTGAACTGACCGGGAAATATGTTCCCCATTTCAAACCTGGCAAAGAGTTACGCGAGCGAGTGAACATCGCTGAATAA
- the lapB gene encoding lipopolysaccharide assembly protein LapB: protein MLELLFLLLPIAAGYGWYMGRRSVRQDTQKQSNQFSRQYVAGLNYLLSDESDKAVDLFIQLLEVDSETIETHLSLGNLFRQRGEVDRAIKIHQNLVTRQLTREQRQLALQELARDFLAAGLLDRAEALWNELCDDSDYEETALAQLLIIHQQLRDWDKAIDVAVRLQKFQGKKLAEPISHFYCEQAESALREGDKPAGLAKLKRALSVNPACARASLRLAELAMAAGEYEQASKDLLRVFEQDIDFASEAIPFLNECYQRLGRAHDLIPLLEQAVEDHAGVSVTLALAKLVEERDGLSQARALVLRQLRRHPSMKGFYQLVGFQLASAEEGPAKESLELLQQLVGEQIKIKSTHKCRQCGFATHSLFWQCPSCRQWGSIKPIRGLDGE, encoded by the coding sequence ATGCTTGAACTGCTTTTCCTGCTGTTGCCCATTGCTGCCGGTTACGGCTGGTACATGGGGCGCAGGAGTGTTCGCCAGGACACCCAGAAACAGAGTAACCAGTTTTCCCGCCAGTACGTGGCGGGCCTCAATTATTTGTTGTCCGATGAATCAGACAAGGCGGTGGATCTCTTTATCCAGCTGCTGGAAGTGGACAGCGAAACCATCGAAACCCACCTCTCCCTCGGCAACCTGTTTCGCCAGCGTGGCGAGGTGGACCGCGCCATCAAGATCCACCAGAACCTGGTGACCCGCCAGCTGACCCGGGAACAGCGCCAGCTGGCGTTGCAGGAGCTGGCGCGCGACTTTCTTGCTGCCGGCCTGCTGGACAGGGCCGAGGCGCTCTGGAACGAGCTGTGCGATGACAGTGACTATGAAGAGACGGCGCTGGCCCAGCTGTTGATCATTCATCAGCAACTGCGGGATTGGGACAAGGCCATCGACGTGGCGGTACGGCTGCAGAAGTTTCAGGGCAAGAAGCTGGCCGAGCCCATTTCCCATTTTTACTGCGAACAGGCAGAGAGCGCCTTGCGTGAAGGGGACAAACCCGCCGGGCTTGCCAAGCTCAAGCGGGCGCTCAGCGTCAACCCCGCCTGTGCCCGTGCCAGCCTGCGTCTGGCGGAACTGGCCATGGCGGCAGGGGAGTACGAGCAGGCCAGCAAGGATCTCTTGCGGGTGTTTGAGCAGGATATCGACTTTGCCTCCGAAGCCATTCCCTTCCTCAACGAGTGCTATCAGCGCCTTGGTCGTGCCCACGATCTCATTCCCCTGCTGGAGCAGGCGGTCGAGGATCATGCTGGCGTCAGCGTGACCCTGGCACTGGCCAAGCTGGTGGAGGAGCGTGACGGCCTGAGTCAGGCCCGTGCGCTGGTGCTGCGCCAATTGCGCCGTCATCCCTCCATGAAGGGCTTCTATCAGCTGGTGGGCTTCCAGCTGGCAAGCGCTGAGGAGGGCCCTGCCAAGGAGAGCCTTGAGCTCTTGCAGCAGCTGGTTGGCGAGCAGATCAAGATCAAATCCACCCACAAGTGCCGGCAGTGCGGGTTTGCCACCCACTCCCTGTTCTGGCAGTGTCCCTCCTGCC
- the rpsA gene encoding 30S ribosomal protein S1 has translation MIESFAQLFEESLNAVETRQGSIVKGTVVAIENGFVLVDAGLKSESAIPAEEFKNAMGELEINVGDSVDVALDSIEDGFGETKLSREKAKRHEAWLQLEKAYEEQATVIGIINGKVKGGFTVELNGIRAFLPGSLVDVRPIRDTAHLENKELEFKVIKLDQKRNNVVVSRRAVIETENTSERESLLANLQEGQEVKGIVKNLTDYGAFVDLGGVDGLLHITDMAWKRVKHPSEIVNVGDEIAVKVLKFDRERTRVSLGLKQLGEDPWVAIAKRYPETTRLSGRVTNLTDYGCFVEIEEGVEGLVHVSEMDWTNKNIHPSKVVNVGDVVDVMVLDIDEERRRISLGLKQCKSNPWQLFAETHAKGDRVSGKIKSITDFGIFIGLDGGIDGLVHLSDISWNNQGEEAVREFKKGDEIEAVVLQVDPERERISLGVKQIEEDPFNKYLSDNKKGAIVKGKVTEVDAKGAVIELADGVEGYLRASDAARDRVEDATLVLSVGDEVEAKFMGVDRKNRTVSLSVRAKDEADERVAIDSLNQQEEVVFSNAMAEAFKAAKGE, from the coding sequence ATGATCGAATCTTTTGCTCAACTCTTTGAAGAGTCCCTGAACGCCGTTGAAACCCGTCAAGGTTCCATCGTCAAGGGTACTGTCGTTGCTATCGAAAATGGTTTCGTACTGGTTGACGCCGGTCTGAAATCCGAGTCCGCTATCCCGGCTGAAGAATTCAAGAACGCCATGGGCGAGCTGGAAATCAACGTAGGCGACTCCGTTGACGTGGCTCTGGACTCTATCGAAGATGGTTTCGGCGAAACCAAGCTGTCCCGCGAAAAAGCCAAGCGCCACGAAGCCTGGCTGCAGCTTGAAAAAGCTTACGAAGAGCAAGCTACCGTTATCGGTATCATCAACGGCAAGGTCAAGGGTGGTTTCACCGTTGAACTGAACGGCATCCGTGCCTTCCTGCCGGGTTCTCTGGTTGACGTGCGTCCGATCCGTGACACCGCTCACCTGGAAAACAAAGAACTCGAGTTCAAAGTCATCAAGCTGGACCAGAAGCGCAACAACGTTGTTGTTTCCCGTCGTGCCGTGATCGAGACCGAGAACACCTCCGAGCGCGAAAGCCTGCTGGCTAACCTGCAAGAAGGTCAAGAAGTTAAGGGTATCGTCAAGAACCTGACCGACTACGGTGCATTCGTAGATCTGGGCGGTGTTGACGGCCTGCTGCACATCACCGACATGGCGTGGAAGCGCGTTAAGCATCCTTCCGAAATCGTCAACGTTGGCGACGAGATCGCAGTCAAGGTTCTGAAGTTCGACCGCGAGCGTACCCGTGTATCCCTGGGTCTGAAGCAGCTGGGCGAAGATCCCTGGGTTGCTATCGCCAAGCGTTACCCGGAGACCACCCGTCTGTCTGGCCGCGTGACCAACCTGACCGACTACGGCTGCTTCGTTGAAATCGAAGAAGGCGTGGAAGGCCTGGTACACGTATCCGAGATGGATTGGACCAACAAGAACATCCACCCGTCCAAGGTTGTTAACGTTGGCGACGTGGTTGACGTGATGGTTCTGGACATCGACGAAGAGCGTCGTCGTATCTCCCTGGGTCTGAAGCAGTGCAAATCCAACCCGTGGCAGCTGTTTGCCGAAACTCACGCCAAGGGCGACCGTGTTTCCGGCAAGATCAAGTCCATCACTGACTTCGGTATCTTCATCGGTCTGGATGGCGGCATCGACGGCCTGGTTCACCTGTCTGACATCTCCTGGAACAACCAGGGCGAAGAAGCCGTGCGTGAATTCAAGAAGGGCGACGAGATCGAAGCCGTTGTTCTGCAAGTGGACCCGGAGCGCGAGCGCATCTCCCTGGGCGTCAAGCAGATCGAAGAAGACCCGTTCAATAAGTACCTGTCTGACAACAAGAAAGGTGCTATTGTGAAGGGTAAGGTTACCGAGGTTGATGCCAAGGGTGCCGTGATCGAACTGGCTGACGGCGTAGAAGGCTACCTGCGTGCCTCCGACGCTGCTCGTGACCGCGTAGAAGACGCCACTCTGGTGCTGTCTGTTGGTGACGAAGTTGAAGCCAAGTTCATGGGCGTTGATCGCAAGAACCGCACTGTAAGCCTGTCTGTCCGCGCTAAGGACGAGGCTGATGAGCGTGTTGCTATCGACAGCCTGAACCAACAAGAAGAAGTTGTGTTCAGCAATGCCATGGCTGAAGCGTTCAAAGCCGCCAAGGGTGAATAA
- the cysB gene encoding HTH-type transcriptional regulator CysB: MKLQQLRYIVEVANHRLNVSATAESLYTSQPGISKQVRMLEDELGIQIFERSGKHLTQITPAGRDVIKIANEILGKVESIKSVASQHTHPEQGTLHIATTHTQARYALPDVIKGFIKRFPKVSLHMHQGTPTQISEAVVKGQADFAIATEALHLYEDLIMLPCYHWNRSVIVPKGHPLTQVGKLSIADIARFPLVTYVFGFTGRSELDTAFNRAGFEPNIVFTATDADVIKTYVRLGVGIGVMATMALDPQVDTDLVALDASHLFAHSTTKIGFRKGSFLRTYMYDFMTRFAPHLTRDVVERAIALRSSDDVDAMFADIELPIR, encoded by the coding sequence ATGAAACTCCAACAATTGCGTTATATCGTTGAGGTTGCCAACCACAGACTGAACGTGTCGGCAACGGCAGAGAGCCTCTACACCTCTCAGCCAGGGATCAGCAAACAGGTGCGCATGCTGGAAGATGAGCTGGGGATCCAGATTTTCGAGCGCAGCGGCAAACATCTGACCCAGATCACCCCGGCTGGCCGGGACGTGATCAAGATTGCCAACGAGATCCTGGGCAAGGTGGAGAGCATCAAGTCGGTGGCGAGTCAGCACACTCACCCCGAGCAGGGCACGCTCCACATTGCGACCACCCACACCCAGGCCCGTTATGCGCTGCCTGATGTGATCAAGGGCTTCATCAAGCGCTTTCCCAAAGTCTCCCTGCACATGCACCAGGGCACGCCGACCCAGATCAGCGAAGCCGTGGTCAAGGGCCAGGCCGACTTTGCCATCGCCACCGAGGCGCTGCACCTGTACGAAGATCTCATCATGCTGCCCTGCTACCACTGGAACCGCAGCGTGATCGTGCCCAAGGGCCACCCGCTGACCCAGGTGGGCAAGCTCTCCATCGCCGACATCGCCCGCTTCCCGCTGGTGACCTATGTGTTCGGCTTTACCGGCCGCTCCGAACTCGACACCGCCTTCAACCGGGCCGGCTTTGAGCCCAACATCGTCTTTACCGCCACCGATGCGGACGTGATCAAGACCTATGTCCGGCTGGGGGTGGGGATCGGCGTAATGGCGACCATGGCGCTGGATCCCCAGGTCGATACCGATCTGGTGGCGCTCGATGCCAGCCACCTGTTTGCCCACAGCACCACCAAGATCGGCTTTCGCAAGGGCTCCTTCCTGCGTACCTACATGTATGACTTCATGACCCGTTTTGCCCCGCATCTGACCCGGGACGTGGTGGAGCGTGCCATTGCCCTGCGCTCCAGCGACGACGTGGATGCCATGTTTGCCGATATCGAGCTGCCCATCCGCTAG
- the ribA gene encoding GTP cyclohydrolase II has protein sequence MSSVTLVAKSKLPTPWGTFTLVGFQETGTGKDHAALVMGDITGDEPVLGRIHSECLTGDALFSLRCDCGFQLQAALENIAKAGRGVLLYVRQEGRGIGLLNKIRAYHLQDQGADTVEANVALGFAADMRDYTICADMLKQLEVKSLKLMTNNPRKMKAMESFGIPVAERVPLQEGRNPHNEFYLSTKANKLDHMFKK, from the coding sequence ATGAGCAGCGTTACCCTCGTGGCCAAATCCAAGTTGCCGACCCCCTGGGGCACTTTCACGCTGGTAGGCTTTCAGGAAACCGGTACCGGCAAGGATCACGCCGCACTGGTGATGGGCGATATCACGGGTGATGAGCCGGTGCTGGGCCGCATTCACTCCGAGTGCCTGACCGGCGATGCCCTGTTCAGTCTGCGTTGCGACTGTGGCTTCCAGCTGCAGGCTGCATTGGAAAACATCGCCAAGGCAGGCCGTGGCGTCTTGCTGTACGTGCGTCAGGAAGGGCGCGGCATCGGCCTGCTCAACAAGATCCGGGCCTATCATCTGCAGGATCAGGGCGCCGACACCGTCGAGGCCAACGTGGCGCTCGGCTTTGCCGCCGACATGCGCGACTACACCATCTGCGCCGACATGCTCAAGCAGCTGGAGGTGAAATCCCTCAAGTTGATGACCAACAACCCGCGCAAGATGAAGGCGATGGAATCCTTCGGTATTCCTGTAGCGGAGCGGGTGCCCCTGCAGGAAGGGCGCAATCCCCACAACGAGTTCTACCTCTCGACCAAGGCCAACAAGCTGGATCACATGTTTAAGAAGTGA
- a CDS encoding VOC family protein, which yields MVIMSYSLDTTLGPMAPFVCQLLTELDALAIHPATIEVDHLCYRAATLPEYQALKALLASHGDLLVEGMIGGRPIATYRLHQPVLHAHGIVPCIELAAPKPGRSHQAGLEHIELVVPSLDVLLAAHPEVPFKTGNLRDERNPDVAVMLASGQIKFHLRTLAEVIEEELMSGAVVPVPAGYYDQA from the coding sequence ATGGTGATTATGTCGTACTCACTCGATACCACACTGGGGCCGATGGCCCCATTTGTTTGCCAGCTGTTGACCGAGCTGGACGCCCTCGCCATCCATCCCGCCACCATCGAGGTCGACCACCTCTGCTATCGGGCCGCCACCCTGCCGGAGTACCAGGCCCTGAAGGCACTGTTGGCAAGCCATGGTGACCTGCTGGTGGAGGGGATGATCGGCGGACGGCCCATCGCCACCTACCGCCTGCATCAACCGGTGCTCCACGCCCACGGCATCGTGCCCTGCATCGAGCTGGCGGCGCCCAAACCGGGTCGCAGCCACCAGGCTGGGCTGGAACATATCGAACTGGTGGTGCCTTCGCTGGACGTCTTGTTGGCGGCCCATCCCGAGGTGCCCTTCAAAACCGGCAACCTGCGCGATGAGCGCAATCCTGACGTGGCGGTGATGCTGGCCTCTGGGCAGATCAAATTTCATCTGCGCACCTTGGCCGAGGTGATTGAAGAAGAGCTGATGAGCGGCGCCGTGGTGCCGGTGCCTGCCGGCTACTACGACCAGGCTTGA
- the cmk gene encoding (d)CMP kinase, with protein sequence MPQMAPVMTIDGPSGAGKGTLCQLLAEKLGWHLLDSGAIYRVLALAALHHDVELDAEAALVPLAANLDVQFQVDAEQVKVVLEGEDVSRTIRTEEVGNAASKIAAFPRVREALLRRQRAFRQAPGLIADGRDMGTVVFPEAEVKIFLDASAEERAARRYKQLQDKGFDVNFERLLTEIRERDDRDRNRAVAPLKPAEDALVVDSTAMSIDEVLVTVLAYAEQQLGDVSTN encoded by the coding sequence ATGCCGCAGATGGCCCCCGTGATGACAATTGATGGCCCGAGTGGTGCAGGCAAGGGCACCCTGTGTCAGTTGCTGGCTGAAAAACTGGGTTGGCACCTGCTCGATTCCGGCGCCATCTATCGGGTGCTGGCCCTGGCCGCTCTGCATCACGATGTAGAGCTCGATGCTGAAGCTGCGCTGGTTCCCCTGGCTGCCAATCTGGACGTGCAGTTCCAGGTCGATGCCGAGCAGGTGAAGGTCGTGTTGGAAGGGGAGGATGTCTCCCGTACCATCCGTACCGAGGAAGTGGGCAATGCCGCCAGTAAAATCGCCGCCTTCCCGCGGGTACGTGAAGCCCTGCTGCGTCGTCAGCGCGCATTCCGCCAAGCCCCCGGCCTCATCGCCGACGGTCGTGACATGGGCACCGTGGTTTTCCCGGAGGCCGAGGTGAAGATTTTCCTCGACGCCAGCGCCGAAGAACGGGCTGCCCGCCGCTATAAGCAGTTGCAAGATAAGGGCTTTGATGTTAACTTTGAGCGTCTTTTAACCGAGATTCGGGAGCGTGACGATCGCGACAGAAATCGCGCCGTTGCCCCCCTTAAACCGGCAGAAGATGCTCTCGTGGTGGATTCAACCGCCATGTCCATAGACGAAGTGCTGGTAACGGTACTTGCCTATGCAGAGCAACAACTTGGTGATGTCAGTACAAACTGA